From Salvia splendens isolate huo1 chromosome 3, SspV2, whole genome shotgun sequence, a single genomic window includes:
- the LOC121793685 gene encoding U1 small nuclear ribonucleoprotein C-like produces MPRYYCDYCDTYLTHDSPSVRKQHNSGYKHKANVRSYYQQYEAQLNQSLIDQKVKEHLGAFRPPVAPYPRPGLPVLPTPLPGQFPFRPPVLPRPMPLPPGYTPMPPHMLPPPGAPVPGQMNGLRRPVTAPPPPMVPGSGAPPMFPPPPYQGNMSSLPMSGGSDGSAPSAPDSEANQ; encoded by the exons ATGCCGAG aTACTACTGCGATTACTGCGACACTTATCTCACGCACGATTCC CCTTCTGTTAGGAAACAACATAATTCAGGATACAAGCACAAG GCAAATGTACGAAGTTATTATCAACAGTATGAAGCACAACTAAATCAAAGTTTGATAGACCAAAAAGTGAAGGAGCATCTTGGGGCATTCAGGCCTCCCGTTGCTCCTTATCCAAGGCCCGGTCTTCCAGTTCTGCCTACGCCACTTCCAGGACAGTTCCCTTTTAGACCTCCAGTGTTGCCAAGACCGATGCCTTTACCTCCTG GATACACACCAATGCCACCACACATGCTGCCTCCACCTGGTGCGCCTGTTCCTGGTCAAATGAACGGGCTCCGAAGACCCGTGAcagctcctcctcctccaaTGGTTCCTGGAAGTGGTGCCCCACCAATGTTTCCTCCTCCACCATATCAAGGTAACATGTCGTCGTTACCTATGAGTGGAGGCAGTGATGGTTCTGCACCTAGCGCTCCGGATTCTGAGGCTAATCAGTAG
- the LOC121794121 gene encoding salt tolerance receptor-like cytoplasmic kinase 1, producing the protein NLIKVYCSSHRLHEAFKQEHRIHRRPNIVKLLAYADDDHQPALIMEFVPNGTLHHKLHDSKTTPLTWTQRVAVAFQLASAIAYLHDACSPHVVHAHIKPSNVLLDDDLNCKLCDFGSASVGFSAAVAPGRNDVYSFGVVVLELITGIEAFYPSTGERLAAKAARNAAEMVDPRLLGGEDMGEVGDLMLNFP; encoded by the coding sequence aatttgataaaagTCTACTGCTCCAGCCACCGCCTCCACGAGGCCTTCAAGCAGGAGCACCGAATCCACCGCCGCCCAAACATCGTCAAACTCCTCGCCTACGCAGACGACGACCATCAACCCGCCCTAATCATGGAATTCGTCCCCAACGGCACCTTACACCACAAGCTCCACGATTCCAAAACCACTCCCCTCACGTGGACCCAACGCGTCGCGGTGGCATTCCAGCTCGCCTCAGCAATCGCGTACCTCCACGACGCCTGCTCCCCTCACGTCGTCCACGCCCACATCAAACCCTCCAACGTCCTCCTCGACGACGACCTCAATTGCAAGCTCTGCGATTTCGGATCGGCCAGCGTCGGATTCTCCGCCGCGGTGGCGCCGGGGAGGAACGATGTTTACAGCTTCGGAGTTGTGGTTTTGGAGCTGATTACTGGAATTGAGGCGTTCTACCCCTCCACCGGAGAGAGGCTGGCGGCGAAGGCGGCGAGGAACGCGGCGGAGATGGTGGATCCGAGGCTGTTAGGAGGGGAGGATATGGGAGAAGTTGGAGATTTGATGCTCAATTTCCCATAG
- the LOC121793690 gene encoding rho GTPase-activating protein 2-like: MVRRGGGCGRRRSSKSGAAEKKKQQQQQLCYLPSILAALRKSMCAVDEKEAVSAAHDMEIGWPTNVKHITHVTFDRFNGFLGLPLEFEVEIPCKAPSASISVCGVSAESMKWSYDARRNNVPTILLLMQEKLYALGGLKAEGIFRINPDNSKEGHVREHLNKGIVPDEIDVHCLASLIKAWFRELPSGVLDGLSPQQVLQCQAEDDCVELVDQLRPTESCLLRWAVDLMADVVENEDSNKMSVRNIAMVFAPNMTKMPDPLTALMHAVQVTNLLRTLIDRRVRERAEAAAGDAPIPPRSSHGRKHKNLNDQNEWYSADLASDDEYEYESDSLSDSEYCFSRQLGEHDGAKDGFRKQLERILCRDQSSPIYGSALHADSGVSFSGSRIGSSSTSTSDEECSRSRSKAEKPMFRLK; the protein is encoded by the exons atggTGAGAAGGGGTGGTGGGTGTGGAAGGAGGAGGAGCTCAAAATCCGGCGCGGCTGAGAAGAAGAAGCAGCAACAGCAGCAGCTGTGTTACTTGCCCTCCATTTTAGCTGCTTTGAGAAAATCCATGTGCGCCGTCGATGAAAAAGAGGCCGTCTCAGCCGCCCATGACATGGAAATCGGGTGGCCCACCAACGTCAAGCACATAACTCATGTCACTTTCGATAGATTCAATGGCTTTCTGGGGCTACCTCTTGAGTTTGAGGTCGAGATTCCATGTAAAGCTCCTAGCGCAAG TATCAGCGTGTGTGGTGTTTCGGCTGAATCAATGAAGTGGTCTTATGACGCGAGACGCAACAATGTCCCGACTATTCTGCTGCTAATGCAGGAGAAGTTATATGCACTAGGTGGTCTAAAG GCAGAAGGGATATTCCGGATAAATCCAGATAACAGCAAAGAGGGGCATGTGAGAGAGCACCTCAACAAGGGCATTGTGCCCGATGAAATTGATGTCCATTGTTTGGCAAGCCTGATCAAGGCATGGTTCCGGGAGCTTCCCTCCGGTGTCCTTGATGGCCTCTCACCTCAGCAGGTCTTGCAGTGTCAAGCAGAGGATGATTGTGTCGAACTAGTTGATCAGCTTAGGCCGACTGAGAGCTGTCTCCTGAGATGGGCCGTTGATCTCATGGCAGATGTCGTTGAGAATGAGGATTCAAACAAGATGAGTGTAAGAAACATTGCCATGGTCTTTGCTCCTAACATGACAAAG ATGCCTGATCCATTGACAGCTCTGATGCATGCTGTGCAAGTAACCAACTTGCTGAGGACATTGATTGACAGAAGAGTACGAGAGCGTGCAGAGGCAGCTGCCGGAGATGCGCCCATCCCTCCTCGTTCCTCTCATGGGAGAAAACACAAGAATCTtaatgatcaaaatgagtgGTACTCTGCAGATCTAGCCTCTGATGATGAATATGAATACGAGTCTGATTCATTGAGTGACAGTGAGTACTGCTTCTCGAGACAGCTAGGCGAGCATGACGGTGCTAAAGATGGCTTCCGCAAACAGCTTGAAAGGATTCTGTGCAGAGATCAGTCAAGCCCCATATATGGTTCAGCCTTGCATGCGGATTCAGGTGTCTCGTTTTCTGGGAGCCGGATAGGGAGTTCTAGCACTAGCACGAGTGATGAAGAATGCTCAAGATCGAGATCAAAAGCTGAGAAGCCGATGTTTCGCCTGAAGTGA